ACCCCTAAGATACTCTTGAAATTTAAGCATATCCTCAAGCTCTGGTCGTTTATACAAACTTCCTTCGTGGGGATTAAAATATATCAAATTTACTTTTGCTTTGATGCCGTGAAGTAGCTTGACAAGCTTTTTGGCATCCTTAATGCTGTCATTCATATCCTTGATAACAAGATACTCAAACATAACCCGTTTGCGCATATCGATGGGAAATTCTCTAACAGCCTGCATAACTGATTCGATATTGTAAGCTTTATTTATAGGCATTAGTTTCGTTCTAAGCTCGTCAGTAACGGCATGCAGCGATATCGCTAACAACACACCCAAATCCATCTCTCCAAGCTTTTTTATCTGTGAGCCAAGCCCGCTGGTTGAAACTGTCTGACGTCTTGCACCTATAGCAAGTCCGTCATTTTCCATGAGAATTTTTATCGCTTTACTAACGTTAGTAAGATTATCAAGAGGTTCGCCCATGCCCATATAAACGATATTTATTCGCCTCTCATAAGGTATATTGTTAGCTTTTTTTATCCACAAAATTTGACCTACGA
This Campylobacter sp. RM16189 DNA region includes the following protein-coding sequences:
- the rlmN gene encoding 23S rRNA (adenine(2503)-C(2))-methyltransferase RlmN, which produces MKNMLDYTLDELEGEFSPKFRSKQIYEWIYKKNANSFDEMLNLPKAMREHLREEFYFDPLKCVKAEQSSDGSIKYLFELKDGYRIESVLLPMKEEQSDKDGKLTRHARYTICVSSQVGCRMGCSFCLTAKGGLTRNLTPGEIVGQILWIKKANNIPYERRINIVYMGMGEPLDNLTNVSKAIKILMENDGLAIGARRQTVSTSGLGSQIKKLGEMDLGVLLAISLHAVTDELRTKLMPINKAYNIESVMQAVREFPIDMRKRVMFEYLVIKDMNDSIKDAKKLVKLLHGIKAKVNLIYFNPHEGSLYKRPELEDMLKFQEYLRGHGVTCTIRQSKGLDISAACGQLKERNESV